From Pseudarthrobacter defluvii, the proteins below share one genomic window:
- the mobC gene encoding plasmid mobilization relaxosome protein MobC, whose product MTEERKSERTPPRRFSRRRRANIDGDTQYVRVSMSEFERAQLKVLEERTGRSPSEILVSAALYAENSESLAERRAAAVEFMAARRYLAALSNNVNQLARHANATDEFPEAARTVLTRVRAVADRINTMLDVMVR is encoded by the coding sequence ATGACTGAAGAGCGGAAGTCTGAGCGGACGCCGCCGCGCCGTTTCTCCCGCCGACGCCGCGCCAACATTGACGGTGACACCCAGTACGTGCGGGTCTCAATGTCGGAGTTCGAGCGCGCGCAGTTGAAGGTCCTGGAGGAACGGACTGGTCGCAGTCCGTCGGAGATTCTGGTCAGTGCTGCCCTGTACGCGGAGAACTCCGAGTCCCTGGCTGAACGCAGGGCGGCCGCCGTGGAGTTCATGGCGGCCCGCCGGTACCTTGCCGCCTTGTCGAACAACGTGAACCAGCTGGCCCGGCACGCGAACGCCACGGATGAGTTTCCGGAAGCAGCCCGCACTGTGTTGACCCGGGTGCGGGCGGTTGCTGACCGGATCAATACGATGCTGGATGTGATGGTGCGCTGA
- a CDS encoding helix-turn-helix domain-containing protein, whose product MMTLAQVQEVLNLGRPMVYALVKSGELRAAQFGPRRIWRVRKEDLEAYIDAAYAKTAERQLRTDSGPVEL is encoded by the coding sequence ATGATGACGCTTGCCCAGGTTCAGGAGGTCCTGAACCTGGGCAGACCCATGGTTTACGCGCTGGTGAAAAGTGGGGAACTGCGCGCGGCGCAGTTCGGCCCCCGGCGGATTTGGAGGGTCCGCAAGGAGGACCTGGAAGCGTACATCGACGCGGCGTACGCGAAGACCGCGGAGCGCCAGCTGAGGACTGACAGCGGACCTGTGGAACTCTGA
- a CDS encoding relaxase/mobilization nuclease domain-containing protein, which translates to MIPNITKGTRMHGLIAYLAGPGRANEHTDPHLVAGSPSIMAWHNDDELNADAAHAISKELDRARSVLGIEIPGGHVWHCSLSLRAEEGDLTDQKWADIAQDFMDEMGFTEASGRAPAQWVAIRHGHSKAGNDHIHIAASMVREDGTKWSSWRDFPRAQQAARALEKKYGLEELSPTHSTRGLRPGEREASERRGAPEPERRSLERKVRACATSAQDEAEFIRRLRRTGSLVRPRYASGRDDVVVGYSVAERPPKGVRPVWFGGGHLAKDLALPKLRADWPDSPRGATEAVAEWQAAARGRRPVTTGREAHEPDPQMWEKYSDEVARLRETLRSVPLDDHATWAHVARETAGAFAAWSTATEATPGPLAAAADELSKTAQLRRYPVRPIRSVGPSARGASLMLMAASMCGTGTAAQAIMLRQLLNVAKAVHDMHKVSNDLRRARQISHMVKHQLSQVAAALPSVPATKSTVDNEAVAAVRTSAAGQVSGRSAGSVLPPKYIPARTDTTRSTTTRPDIER; encoded by the coding sequence ATGATTCCCAACATCACCAAGGGCACCCGCATGCACGGGCTCATCGCGTACCTTGCCGGTCCCGGACGGGCCAACGAGCACACCGACCCGCACCTGGTCGCGGGCTCCCCGTCGATCATGGCCTGGCACAACGACGACGAACTGAACGCCGACGCCGCCCACGCCATCTCCAAGGAACTGGACCGGGCACGGAGCGTCCTCGGTATCGAGATACCGGGCGGGCATGTCTGGCACTGCTCGTTGTCGCTGCGCGCCGAGGAAGGCGACCTGACTGACCAAAAGTGGGCTGACATCGCGCAGGACTTCATGGACGAAATGGGCTTCACCGAAGCCAGCGGACGCGCCCCGGCGCAGTGGGTGGCGATCCGTCACGGCCACAGCAAAGCCGGGAACGACCACATCCACATCGCCGCGTCCATGGTCCGCGAAGACGGCACGAAGTGGAGCAGCTGGCGCGACTTCCCCCGCGCCCAACAAGCCGCCCGGGCGCTGGAGAAAAAGTACGGCCTGGAAGAACTCTCACCCACGCATTCCACCCGCGGCCTGCGGCCCGGTGAACGCGAAGCATCCGAACGCAGGGGAGCGCCGGAACCGGAACGCCGCTCCCTCGAACGCAAGGTACGTGCCTGCGCCACGTCAGCCCAGGATGAGGCCGAATTCATCCGACGACTCCGCCGCACCGGCTCCCTGGTCCGGCCGCGGTACGCGTCCGGCCGTGACGACGTCGTGGTCGGCTATAGCGTGGCCGAACGTCCCCCGAAAGGTGTCCGGCCTGTCTGGTTCGGCGGCGGTCACCTCGCCAAAGACCTCGCCCTGCCCAAGCTCCGCGCCGACTGGCCTGACAGCCCCCGGGGTGCCACGGAGGCGGTCGCTGAATGGCAGGCAGCTGCACGTGGACGCCGCCCGGTCACTACCGGCCGCGAAGCCCACGAACCCGACCCGCAAATGTGGGAGAAGTACAGCGACGAGGTCGCCCGGCTGCGTGAAACGCTGCGCTCCGTCCCGCTGGACGACCACGCGACCTGGGCGCATGTTGCACGTGAGACAGCTGGTGCTTTCGCCGCCTGGTCAACGGCGACCGAGGCAACACCTGGCCCCCTCGCGGCAGCAGCGGACGAGCTGTCCAAGACGGCACAACTGCGCCGCTACCCGGTCCGCCCCATCCGCAGCGTCGGACCATCGGCCCGGGGAGCATCGCTCATGCTGATGGCAGCGTCGATGTGCGGCACCGGGACCGCTGCTCAGGCGATCATGCTGCGCCAGCTGCTCAACGTCGCCAAAGCCGTCCACGACATGCACAAGGTATCCAACGACCTGCGCAGAGCACGCCAGATCAGCCACATGGTCAAGCACCAACTCAGCCAAGTCGCTGCCGCACTACCCAGCGTCCCCGCGACCAAATCGACAGTGGATAACGAAGCGGTTGCTGCAGTACGCACGAGTGCAGCCGGCCAGGTTTCGGGCCGGTCCGCTGGCTCCGTGTTGCCGCCGAAGTACATCCCGGCACGCACCGACACCACCCGAAGCACTACGACCCGCCCGGACATAGAAAGATAA
- a CDS encoding ParB family protein, which yields MAREKKIPAFTPYFTEDQAGQVRAAFLETGEVEGDASVSDLIVYATMREVRRRQRKYNGGKPWPGVEAGGLRRGQRKKDEMAHRREEI from the coding sequence ATGGCCAGGGAGAAGAAGATTCCCGCGTTCACTCCGTACTTCACCGAGGACCAGGCGGGGCAGGTCCGGGCCGCGTTCCTGGAAACGGGGGAAGTGGAAGGTGACGCGAGCGTCTCGGACCTCATCGTGTACGCCACGATGCGTGAAGTGCGGCGCCGGCAGCGCAAGTACAACGGCGGCAAGCCCTGGCCTGGGGTGGAGGCCGGCGGGCTGCGCAGGGGGCAGCGGAAGAAGGACGAGATGGCACACCGGCGCGAGGAGATCTAG